A window of Clostridium sp. 'White wine YQ' contains these coding sequences:
- a CDS encoding pentapeptide repeat-containing protein, translating into MKNNNENIKIEVMNNENLKADCEKCFGFCCVALYFSASEGFPENKDAGKPCINLQSDFRCKVHKELKKKGLKGCMAYDCFGAGQKVAQVTYEGNDWRKNPESSKEMYECFLIMRQIHEMLWYLTEASSQEVSSELKFEIKSIIDKTEELTLLKPDALLKLDLVMYRVGVNKLLKRVSEQVRKKYYSVKKTPLKGKRIFGGGLDLVGKDLRKKDLRGEDLSGAFLIAANLRGVDLSGADLIGADLRDADISGTNLSKSVFLTQGQINAAKGDSSTRLPKLLTKPSHW; encoded by the coding sequence ATGAAAAATAATAATGAAAATATAAAAATTGAAGTTATGAATAATGAAAATCTTAAGGCTGATTGTGAGAAATGTTTTGGTTTTTGCTGCGTTGCTCTATATTTTTCAGCTTCCGAAGGGTTTCCTGAAAATAAGGATGCAGGAAAGCCATGTATAAACTTACAATCAGATTTTCGATGTAAAGTTCATAAGGAACTTAAGAAAAAAGGATTAAAGGGATGCATGGCATATGATTGTTTTGGAGCTGGTCAAAAGGTTGCACAAGTCACTTATGAGGGAAATGATTGGAGAAAGAATCCTGAATCATCTAAAGAAATGTATGAGTGTTTTTTGATTATGAGGCAGATACATGAAATGTTATGGTATTTAACAGAAGCATCATCACAAGAAGTATCCAGTGAGCTTAAGTTCGAGATAAAGTCAATAATAGATAAGACTGAGGAACTCACTTTATTAAAGCCGGACGCTCTTCTAAAATTAGATTTAGTAATGTATAGAGTTGGTGTAAATAAATTACTTAAGAGGGTGAGTGAACAAGTAAGGAAAAAATATTATTCAGTGAAAAAAACTCCTTTAAAAGGGAAGAGGATTTTTGGAGGAGGATTAGATCTTGTTGGTAAAGATCTTAGAAAAAAGGATTTACGTGGAGAAGATTTAAGCGGAGCGTTTCTTATTGCTGCAAATCTTAGAGGTGTAGATTTAAGTGGAGCAGATCTAATTGGTGCAGATTTAAGAGATGCTGATATTAGTGGAACCAATCTTTCAAAGAGTGTATTTCTTACACAAGGGCAGATAAATGCTGCAAAAGGGGATAGTAGTACTAGGCTTCCTAAATTACTTACTAAACCTTCACATTGGTAG
- a CDS encoding MATE family efflux transporter → MENINEKSDQFYLEKAPMGKAIMHLSIPMMLGMSIGAIYNIINAFFIGLTHDSIMLSAITFGLPVMTLLMALGSIWGVGGGTYISRLFGAKETEKIKNVSAFVLYGSMIFGVSVAILCMIFINQITSIVGADVKAFSATKNYISFLFLATPFLVANFTLEQIVRGEGAAKESMNGIIIGTIANLIFDVLLILVLNLNVIGAALAFALSNLCSLIYYIWYLQTKSQNIDLSFKYFSFDKQIIKEVFSIGISDFLMTSFLIVTSLLLNNFAVRYGDNVIAAFGVSLRIVQLPEFLCMGLFMGITPLIGYSFGANNKKRLESAMKQTAIAIALIVGVFSSAVYIFRKDVFSLFASDKSLIGIGIYILSVMLISTLFNGFTGLITSYFQATGKAKKALIMSISQGTLFIPTIIIANSLIGLHGIIFSMTIAEFITFLLGIFLYFYKKDREGNLDFAIQE, encoded by the coding sequence ATGGAAAATATTAATGAAAAATCAGATCAATTTTATTTAGAAAAAGCACCAATGGGTAAAGCTATAATGCACCTATCAATACCTATGATGCTAGGAATGTCTATAGGAGCAATTTATAATATTATAAATGCATTTTTTATAGGGCTAACTCATGATTCAATTATGCTATCAGCTATAACCTTTGGACTTCCAGTAATGACTTTGTTAATGGCACTAGGAAGCATTTGGGGAGTAGGTGGAGGGACCTATATTTCAAGATTATTTGGAGCCAAAGAAACTGAAAAAATTAAAAATGTATCTGCTTTTGTACTATATGGAAGTATGATATTTGGAGTATCCGTAGCGATTTTATGTATGATATTTATAAATCAAATTACAAGCATTGTTGGTGCTGACGTAAAAGCATTTAGTGCAACAAAAAATTATATATCATTTCTTTTTTTAGCAACACCTTTTCTAGTAGCTAATTTTACTCTTGAACAAATTGTTAGAGGAGAGGGAGCTGCGAAGGAATCTATGAATGGGATAATCATAGGGACTATAGCGAATTTAATATTTGATGTACTTCTAATTTTAGTTCTTAATCTTAATGTTATCGGGGCTGCTTTAGCCTTTGCATTATCAAATTTATGTTCTTTAATTTATTATATTTGGTATCTTCAAACAAAGAGTCAAAACATAGATTTATCTTTTAAATATTTCTCTTTTGATAAACAAATCATAAAAGAGGTTTTTAGTATTGGAATTTCAGATTTTCTAATGACGAGTTTCTTGATTGTTACCTCATTATTACTTAATAATTTTGCAGTACGTTATGGGGATAACGTAATTGCTGCATTTGGAGTATCTCTTCGTATAGTACAACTCCCTGAATTTTTATGTATGGGATTATTTATGGGCATTACTCCTTTAATAGGATATTCCTTTGGAGCTAATAACAAAAAACGATTGGAAAGTGCAATGAAGCAGACAGCTATTGCAATTGCATTAATTGTAGGTGTTTTTTCATCAGCAGTTTATATTTTTAGAAAAGATGTTTTCTCATTATTTGCATCAGATAAAAGTCTTATAGGAATTGGAATATATATTTTAAGTGTTATGCTAATATCTACTTTATTTAATGGATTTACTGGGTTAATTACAAGTTATTTTCAAGCAACAGGAAAAGCCAAAAAGGCACTTATTATGTCTATTTCACAAGGAACATTATTTATTCCAACAATTATAATTGCAAATTCATTGATTGGACTTCACGGAATAATTTTCTCAATGACTATTGCAGAGTTTATTACATTTTTATTAGGGATATTCTTATATTTTTATAAAAAAGACAGAGAGGGTAATTTAGATTTTGCAATCCAAGAATAA
- a CDS encoding helix-turn-helix domain-containing protein gives MDKLNTLLNELREKENLSFTDLEESTGISATYLWLLETKANKIPSPRILNTLANFYNVDYTIFINAIKER, from the coding sequence ATGGATAAATTGAATACATTATTGAATGAACTCAGAGAAAAAGAAAATCTATCTTTTACCGATTTAGAGGAATCAACTGGCATATCTGCGACGTATCTGTGGCTTTTAGAGACAAAGGCTAATAAAATTCCTTCCCCAAGAATTTTGAATACTTTAGCTAATTTTTATAATGTGGATTATACTATTTTTATTAATGCAATAAAGGAACGATAA
- a CDS encoding MarR family winged helix-turn-helix transcriptional regulator, giving the protein MADKKRELAAPISYLFRVISIKLKNKTDSSISELGLNGEQGRTIGFINEHEGIIQIDLAEFFHKRGASITSMLQGLEKKGYIERRIPKDNEREKRLYVMPKGKELIETFNKRFEEIEGEVTANLTEEEAETLMRLLTKINKNL; this is encoded by the coding sequence ATGGCTGATAAGAAGAGAGAGCTAGCTGCGCCAATTTCATACCTATTTAGAGTGATTAGCATTAAGTTAAAAAATAAAACAGATAGTAGTATTTCAGAGCTGGGGTTAAATGGAGAACAAGGACGCACAATTGGTTTTATTAATGAGCATGAAGGAATAATACAAATAGATTTGGCAGAATTTTTTCATAAGAGAGGTGCAAGCATAACAAGTATGCTTCAAGGACTTGAAAAGAAAGGGTATATCGAAAGAAGAATTCCCAAAGACAATGAGAGGGAAAAAAGATTATATGTTATGCCAAAAGGAAAAGAGTTAATTGAAACATTTAATAAAAGGTTTGAAGAGATAGAAGGGGAAGTTACAGCTAATCTTACAGAAGAGGAAGCTGAAACATTAATGAGATTGCTTACTAAAATAAACAAAAATCTGTAA
- a CDS encoding pyridoxamine 5'-phosphate oxidase family protein, which translates to MLTEKFYDVLKHEGVVSIVSWGIDEPHIVNTWNSFIVVTDDERLLIPAAGMRKTEKNINENNKVKLALGTKEVLGYKDYQGTGFVIDGTAKYLESGSDFDMMKEKFPFLSRVLEITVSSAVQKI; encoded by the coding sequence ATGCTTACAGAAAAGTTTTATGACGTATTAAAACATGAAGGTGTAGTTTCAATAGTATCTTGGGGGATAGATGAGCCTCATATTGTTAACACTTGGAACTCATTTATAGTTGTTACAGATGATGAAAGATTATTAATTCCAGCAGCTGGAATGCGTAAAACTGAAAAAAATATCAATGAAAATAATAAAGTAAAATTAGCACTAGGTACTAAAGAAGTTTTAGGTTATAAGGATTACCAAGGAACTGGTTTCGTAATAGATGGAACTGCAAAATATCTTGAATCAGGATCTGATTTTGACATGATGAAAGAAAAGTTTCCATTCTTAAGTAGAGTTTTAGAAATAACAGTTAGTTCAGCTGTTCAAAAAATCTAA
- a CDS encoding GNAT family N-acetyltransferase, translating into MKIEYLSNERIDEFIAYCKKHKNEVDESFLYDEDLKEFKPNEDNPTFIITNEENKIVATASLVITSYYRKGKRAAFRIFHSEVDDLKYYKMLMEAVIKQAKDLEKVFVFVPIINKKLIGVMEELKFTVQRYSFFLVRKEMEVPDFIIPEDYEIRPFRVGIDEEVWCEIRNSGFSKLKGSETPMHPEMLKEMTSGSSYLEGGLMILYHKDRPVGVVRGGNDIYEGVSVMDIGPLALIPEYQGKGLGRILLRAAMKFAKEKNFEGTVLCVNADNERAKTLYINEGFKQVEAVVCYEYYLQVNNSYDKL; encoded by the coding sequence ATGAAAATAGAATACTTGAGTAATGAGAGAATAGATGAATTTATTGCATATTGTAAGAAACATAAAAATGAAGTAGATGAATCTTTTTTATATGATGAAGACCTAAAGGAATTTAAACCTAATGAAGATAACCCAACTTTTATAATTACAAATGAAGAAAATAAGATAGTAGCAACAGCTTCTTTAGTAATTACTAGTTATTATAGAAAGGGAAAAAGAGCAGCTTTTAGAATATTCCATTCAGAAGTAGATGATCTAAAGTATTATAAAATGCTTATGGAGGCTGTAATAAAACAGGCAAAAGATTTAGAAAAAGTATTTGTTTTTGTACCTATAATAAACAAAAAACTTATAGGAGTTATGGAAGAACTAAAGTTTACTGTACAGAGATATTCATTTTTTCTAGTAAGAAAAGAGATGGAAGTGCCAGATTTCATAATACCAGAAGACTATGAAATTAGACCATTTAGAGTAGGAATAGATGAAGAAGTTTGGTGTGAGATTAGAAATAGTGGATTCTCAAAGCTTAAAGGAAGTGAAACACCTATGCATCCAGAAATGCTTAAAGAGATGACTTCTGGAAGTTCTTATTTAGAAGGCGGCTTAATGATACTATATCACAAAGATAGACCAGTTGGAGTTGTTAGGGGAGGAAATGATATATATGAAGGAGTATCAGTTATGGACATAGGGCCACTTGCTTTGATTCCTGAATATCAAGGGAAAGGTCTTGGAAGAATACTACTTAGAGCTGCAATGAAGTTTGCCAAAGAAAAGAATTTTGAGGGGACAGTGCTTTGTGTAAATGCAGATAATGAAAGGGCAAAGACCTTATATATCAACGAAGGCTTTAAGCAAGTTGAAGCAGTTGTTTGTTATGAATACTACTTGCAGGTAAACAATTCATATGATAAGCTATAA
- a CDS encoding DMT family transporter: MKFQPRTKGIILVIIGSMLWGVSGTVAQYLFQQKGFTPEWLVVIRLLVTGLILLVYALLKGTDDIWKVWKTKHTALTLLLFSIFGMVAVQYTYFAAIKHGNAATATILQYLSPVVIACYLSIRSKKLPSLYEIIAISLAMLGTFLIITKGNIHNISISKLALFWGILSAFAAAFYTLQPRSLLAKYSSTIIVGWGMLIGGIAFSFVKQPWDTSGTLSINSILAIIFVVLFGTLIAFYCYMESLKYIDPTEASILSSVEPLSAALLSVVWLKVSLGIIEWIGIICIIVTIMILSYAKNKPSNATINS; this comes from the coding sequence ATGAAATTTCAGCCGAGAACAAAAGGAATTATTCTTGTAATTATAGGGTCAATGCTATGGGGAGTATCTGGAACTGTTGCGCAGTATTTATTTCAGCAAAAAGGATTTACTCCAGAATGGCTTGTAGTGATTCGTTTATTGGTTACAGGATTAATTTTATTAGTATATGCTCTCCTAAAAGGTACTGATGATATATGGAAGGTTTGGAAAACTAAACATACAGCATTAACCCTTTTACTTTTTAGTATATTTGGGATGGTGGCTGTCCAATATACATATTTTGCTGCCATAAAGCATGGAAATGCTGCAACTGCTACTATACTTCAATACCTATCTCCAGTTGTAATTGCATGTTATTTATCTATTAGAAGTAAAAAGTTGCCAAGCCTCTATGAAATCATCGCTATTTCATTAGCAATGTTAGGTACTTTTCTTATAATTACAAAAGGAAATATCCATAACATCTCCATTTCAAAATTAGCATTATTTTGGGGAATCCTTTCAGCTTTTGCTGCAGCTTTCTACACATTACAACCTCGTTCTTTACTTGCAAAATATAGTTCTACAATAATAGTTGGATGGGGAATGCTAATTGGTGGAATTGCCTTTAGTTTCGTTAAACAACCATGGGATACCTCAGGCACCTTGTCCATTAATTCTATATTAGCTATTATATTTGTTGTTTTATTTGGAACTCTAATTGCTTTCTATTGCTATATGGAAAGCTTAAAGTATATAGACCCTACTGAAGCAAGCATATTGTCTTCAGTGGAACCTCTATCAGCTGCCCTTTTATCAGTAGTTTGGTTAAAAGTTTCTTTAGGAATTATAGAATGGATAGGTATAATTTGTATTATAGTCACAATTATGATTTTATCATATGCAAAAAACAAACCTAGTAATGCAACTATTAATTCTTAG